One window of the Esox lucius isolate fEsoLuc1 chromosome 8, fEsoLuc1.pri, whole genome shotgun sequence genome contains the following:
- the ptprc gene encoding receptor-type tyrosine-protein phosphatase C, translating into MAGLYGLKILLLWAGLIELAIYTTPATSVSLTPKPTSTAPTPSDGGNFNTTTPKCSYKVIATKFGLRISISNLPPTNVTISYKDSDNDNALIGFLVFLIILTSLALLFVLYKIYILRRKSTNNGGPMPMDQLNDENSLLNVEPIGSEVLLDAYKRKIADEGRLFLQEFQSIPRIFSRNPIREAKKSCNQPKNRYVDILPYDYNRVQLTTGNGEAGCDYINASFIDGFKESKKYIAAQGPKDETVADFWRMVWEQQSSIIVMVTRCEEGNRVKCAQYWPSPEREAEIFEEFIVKLNGENHCPDYTIRHLSLANKRERCAEREVTHIQFTSWPDHGVPGEPHLLLKLRRRVNSFKNFFSGPIVIHCSAGVGRTGTYMGIDAMMEGLEAEGRVDIYGYVVRLRRQRCLMVQVEAQYILIHQALIEHNQFGETEIPLAEFHSTLSTLKQKEQASEPTLLEVEFQRLPWYKNWRTFNTGVNEDNKKKNRYSSVIPYDYNRVLVKLEDECSRDQDDDNDYDNDYDNDESSDEEEESTKYINATHIDGYWCQKSLIATQGPLPDTIGDFWQMVFQKKIKTIVMLTECQEGEQEFCSAYWGDEKRTFGDIEVEVTATETLPAYTTRSIQIRHAKRKESRQMKQYHFLKWAGRELPEKPQDFMDMIKNIKQTCGYGNGRPEKILPAVVHCNDGSSRSGIFCALWNLMDSAETEKLVDVFQVAKALRKERQGMINSLEQYQFLYDAVEGAFPVQNGEVKHAATTPSGADSVQVINENKPEQPASATIGTEQQALVVEEAEESTPLVAEAGKDTGAVAEGKEDDLKDPGSPTEKTPLGEGSNGPVITVDV; encoded by the exons TTCAGACAACGATAATGCTTTGATTGGGTTCCTCGTCTTCCTCATCATCTTGACATCTCTGGCTCTCCTTTTCGTTCTCTATAAGATCTACATTCTGCGCAGGAAGTCCAC AAACAATGGTGGGCCGATGCCGATGGATCAGCTAA ATGATGAGAATAGCCTGCTGAATGTGGAGCCAATTGGATCTGAGGTGCTCTTGGATGCCTACAAGAGAAAGATTGCTGATGAGGGACGCCTTTTTCTTCAGGAGTTCCAG AGCATCCCTAGGATCTTTAGTCGCAACCCTATCAGAGAGGCCAAGAAGTCCTGCAACCAGCCCAAGAACCGCTATGTGGACATCCTCCCAT ATGATTACAACCGTGTCCAACTGACCACTGGAAATGGAGAGGCTGGCTGTGACTACATCAATGCCAGCTTCATTGAT GGTTTTAAGGAGTCCAAGAAGTACATTGCTGCTCAAG GTCCCAAGGATGAGACTGTGGCTGATTTCTGGAGGATGGTCTGGGAACAACAGTCCTCCATCATTGTCATGGTGACACGTTGTGAGGAGGGAAACCGA GTCAAGTGTGCCCAGTATTGGCCATCCccagaaagagaggcagagatctTTGAGGAGTTTATTGTGAAGCTGAATGGAGAAAATCACTGCCCGGATTACACCATCCGCCACCTCAGCTTGGCAAAC AAGAGGGAAAGGTGCGCAGAGAGGGAGGTGACCCATATCCAGTTCACCAGCTGGCCAGACCATGGTGTGCCAGGAGAACCACACCTCCTCCTGAAGCTGAGGCGACGTGTCAACTCCTTCAAGAACTTCTTCAGTGGACCCATAGTCATCCATTGCAG TGCTGGTGTTGGCAGAACAGGCACTTATATGGGCATTGATGCCATGATGGAAGGTCTGGAGGCTGAGGGCAGAGTGGACATCTATGGATATGTGGTCAGGCTCCGGCGCCAGAGATGTCTCATGGTTCAAGTGGAG GCCCAGTACATCCTGATCCACCAGGCCCTGATAGAACATAACCAGTTTGGAGAGACTGAGATTCCCCTGGCTGAGTTCCATTCCACACTGAGCACGCTCAAACAGAAAGAACAGGCCAGCGAACCCACTCTACTGGAGGTGGAGTTCCAG AGACTTCCATGGTACAAGAACTGGCGGACATTTAACACTGGGGTCAATGAGGACAACAAGAAGAAGAATCGTTATTCTTCTGTTATTCCAT ATGACTACAACAGAGTTCTGGTGAAGCTAGAGGATGAGTGCAGCCGTGACCAGGATGATGATAACGACTATGATAACGACTATGACAACGATGAGTCTTcggatgaagaggaagagtcCACCAAATACATCAACGCCACCCACATAGAC GGTTACTGGTGTCAGAAGAGTCTGATAGCAACCCAGGGTCCTCTACCCGACACCATTGGGGACTTCTGGCAGATGGTCTTCCAGAAAAAGATCAAGACCATAGTGATGCTCACAGAGTGCCAAGAAGGAGAACAG gagTTCTGTTCAGCCTACTGGGGTGACGAGAAGAGAACCTTTGGGGACATCGAGGTGGAAGTGACAGCCACAGAAACTCTCCCAGCTTACACCACTCGCAGTATTCAAATCCGTCACGCCAAG AGGAAAGAGTCACGTCAGATGAAACAGTACCATTTCCTGAAGTGGGCGGGACGGGAACTTCCAGAGAAGCCCCAGGATTTCATGGATATGATCAAAAACATCAAGCAGACCTGTGGCTATGGCAACGGCAGGCCAGAGAAGATCCTGCCTGCAGTGGTCCACTGCAA TGACGGCTCGTCTCGCTCGGGCATCTTCTGTGCCTTGTGGAACCTCATGGACAGTGCTGAGACGGAGAAACTGGTGGACGTGTTTCAAGTGGCAAAAGCCCTGCGCAAGGAGAGGCAGGGCATGATCAATAGTCTG GAGCAGTACCAGTTCCTGTACGACGCAGTGGAGGGGGCGTTTCCTGTTCAGAACGGGGAAGTGAAGCATGCAGCCACCACACCTTCTGGAGCTGACTCTGTCCAGGTCATCAACGAGAACAAGCCAGAGCAGCCTGCCAGCGCTACCATAGGCACCGAGCAACAGGCACTGGTGGTAGAGGAGGCAGAAGAGAGCACACCACTAGTGGCTGAGGCAGGGAAAGACACTGGTGCTGTTGCTGAGGGAAAGGAGGATGATCTTAAAGATCCAGGAAGTCCCACAGAGAAGACCCCTCTGGGGGAAGGTAGTAACGGCCCTGTCATCACTGTGGACGTGTGA
- the abhd8b gene encoding protein ABHD8, whose protein sequence is MLTTLIDGFLCCLSGKSGNAVVPIETSEPADGYEFVEVKPGRVLRVRHIIPERAVVEEPSGPGGSVHCKRKITVYRNGQLLIENLGNAARPDRLQAQNGETEANCTVEVELADPPSNPSPTPDTNVERTGSLVGAGGTRSGGVSTAPALSLGSTPDPSQQPRKRRRKPKRTVVIDSERKITSCKGTHADVALFFIHGVGGSLDIWGSQLDFFSHLGYEVIAPDLVGHGASSAPQIAAAYTFYALAEDMRAIFKRYTRKRNILIGHSYGVSFCTFLAHEYPDQVHKVVMINGGGPTALEPSLCSIFNLPTCVLHCLSPCLSWSFLKAGFAHQGAKEKQLLKDRNAFNVSSFVLRAMMSGQYWPEGDEVYHAEITVPILLVHGMHDKFVPVEEDQRMAEILLLAFLKIINEGSHMVMMECPESVNTLLHEFFLWEPDSPPKSKQRTEITAKRPETAKDPTTSNGEATSESNTKSK, encoded by the exons ATGCTGACCACCTTAATAGATGGCTTTCTCTGTTGCCTGTCTGGGAAGTCAGGGAATGCTGTGGTTCCCATAGAAACATCGGAACCCGCCGACGGCTACGAGTTTGTGGAGGTCAAACCAGGTCGCGTCCTGAGGGTCCGACACATCATCCCGGAGCGAGCGGTAGTGGAAGAGCCGAGCGGGCCGGGTGGGAGTGTCCACTGCAAGAGGAAGATCACTGTGTATCGTAATGGACAGCTACTGATAGAGAACCTGGGGAACGCGGCGAGACCGGACCGGTTACAAGCTCAGAACGGAGAAACGGAAGCCAACTGTACGGTAGAGGTGGAGCTAGCAGACCCACCTTCCAATCCGAGTCCCACTCCCGACACCAATGTGGAGAGGACCGGGTCACTGGTTGGTGCAGGGGGGACTAGGTCTGGGGGAGTGTCGACAGCTCCGGCACTGTCCCTGGGATCGACCCCGGATCCGAGCCAGCAGCCCCGGAAGCGGCGGCGGAAGCCCAAACGCACGGTGGTGATCGACAGTGAGAGGAAGATCACGTCATGTAAGGGGACACATGCGGACGTGGCTCTGTTTTTCATTCACGGTGTAGGGGGCTCACTGGACATCTGGGGAAGCCAGTTGGACTTCTTCTCCCATCTGGGATACGAGGTCATCGCGCCTGACCTTGTGGGTCACGGGGCAAGCTCGGCGCCCCAGATTGCAGCAGCGTACACGTTCTATGCTCTGGCTGAGGACATGAGGGCCATCTTTAAGAGATACACACGGAAAAGGAACATCCTCATCGGACACTCTTACGG TGTGTCATTCTGTACATTCCTGGCCCATGAGTACCCGGACCAGGTCCACAAGGTGGTGATGATTAATGGGGGAGGACCCACAGCGCTGGAGCCTAGCCTCTGTTCGATTTTCAACCTGCCAACCTGTGTCCTGCACTGTCTCTCCCCCTGCCTTTCCTGGAGCTTCCTCAA GGCTGGGTTTGCCCATCAGGGTGCAAAGGAAAAGCAGCTGTTGAAAGACAGAAACGCGTTCAATGTGTCATCTTTCGTTCTACGTGCCATGATGAGTGGCCAGTACTGGCCAGAGGGCGACGAGGTGTACCACGCGGAGATTACAGTGCCCATCCTGCTGGTGCACGGAATGCACGACAAATTTGTGCCTGTGGAGGAAGACCAACGCATGGCAGAG ATCCTCCTGCTGGCTTTCCTGAAGATCATCAATGAGGGAAGTCACATGGTGATGATGGAGTGTCCTGAGAGTGTCAACACCCTCCTGCATGAGTTTTTCCTCTGGGAGCCGGACTCTCCTCCCAAATCCAAGCAACGCACTGAAATCACAGCCAAGAGACCCGAAACCGCCAAGGACCCCACCACATCCAATGGGGAAGCAACGTCTGAAAGCAACACCAAGAGCAAGTAA